In candidate division TA06 bacterium, a genomic segment contains:
- a CDS encoding DNA-directed RNA polymerase subunit omega, whose amino-acid sequence MVGELNVDVTGGLREVLSRVKMGIEINRYEFSVAVAKRAREIHELTADSERKTRQRSLRAALEDIVTGAARIEKEK is encoded by the coding sequence ATGGTAGGGGAACTTAACGTTGACGTTACTGGAGGTTTACGAGAAGTCCTTTCAAGGGTAAAAATGGGAATAGAGATTAACAGGTACGAGTTTTCGGTTGCGGTCGCAAAGAGAGCCCGTGAGATTCACGAGTTGACAGCTGATAGTGAGAGAAAAACCCGCCAGAGGTCTCTGCGCGCCGCTCTCGAAGATATTGTCACGGGCGCTGCCAGGATAGAGAAAGAGAAGTAG